A single genomic interval of Apteryx mantelli isolate bAptMan1 chromosome 19, bAptMan1.hap1, whole genome shotgun sequence harbors:
- the GAA gene encoding LOW QUALITY PROTEIN: lysosomal alpha-glucosidase (The sequence of the model RefSeq protein was modified relative to this genomic sequence to represent the inferred CDS: deleted 1 base in 1 codon) gives MLQITRGWWRALLGLRARRGRPRRRRRRHHVLGRSRPPPPPPPPPLLLLGGGAGHGGAAGPGAAAAAALLALFAAAAAGARSPGAARCEVAPGDRFDCGAERLLSRAGCEARGCCYAPVGPGRPTGGGGGPPWCFFPRGYRSYRAENLTATAGGYAALLRRCAATFLPGDVGTLRLDVALETRSRLRFTLRDPARQRYEVPLDTPPAGARAASTLYGLQFNEDPFGLVVYRESTGKVLLNTTVAPLFFADQFLQISTSLPSHFITGLGEHLTSLILDTAWTKITLWNRDMAPVPQVNLYGSHPFYLVMEDGGLAHGVFLLNSNAMDVVLQPSPALTWRTTGGILDFYVFLGPDPKSVVRQYLDVVGYPFMPPYWGLGFHLCRWGYSSTAITREVVINMTAARFPLDVQWNDLDYMDAKRDFTFNKKTFKDYPDMVRDFHQNGLRYIMIVDPGISSSGPPGTYKPYDDGLKRGVFIQNATGQPLIGKVWPGPTAYPDFTNPETREWWYDMVKEFHDQVPFDGMWIDMNEPSNFVEGSQDGCPSNNLEDPPYVPGVFGGRLQAGTICASSQQYLSSHYNLHSLYGLTEAIASHDALVRVRGKRPFVISRSTFAGHGRYAGHWTGDVWSNWEQLYYSIPEVLLFNLFGVPLVGADICGFVSDTTEELCVRWTQLGAFYPFMRNHNDHGNRPQEPYAFSPAAQNAMRKALYLRYSLLPYLYTLFHKAHSTGETVARPLFLEFPKDPNTWTVDHQLMWGAGLLITPVLEAGKTKVSGYFPAGTWYSLAGDSTIHSKGQWILLPAPLDTINVHVRAGHILPLQEPAFRTVESRKKGMTLTVALTTDGFARGDLFWDDGESLQTFENGDYTQILFLATHGAVLSELLRVNGQVDGLLLKAVTVLGVTSPPRQVLANGALVDDFSYRSDTQVLTIPVSLPMWEQFAITWS, from the exons ATGCTTCAGATAA CTCGGGGTTGGTGGCGAGCCCTGCTCGGGCtccgggcgcggcgggggcggccccgacggcggcggcggcggcatcacGTGCTCGGCCggtcccgcccgccgccgccgccgccgccgccgccgctgctcctgctgggaggcggcgcgggccatggcggggccgcgggccccgga gccgccgcagccgccgcgctgCTGGCGCtgttcgccgccgccgccgccggggcgcgcagccccggggccgcccgctgcgagGTGGCCCCGGGCGACCGCTTCGACTGCGGCGCCGAGCGGCTGCTGTCGCGGGCGGGCTGCGAGGCGCGGGGCTGCTGCTACGCGCCCGTCGGCCCCGGGCGAcccaccggcggcggcggcggcccgccctGGTGCTTCTTCCCCCGCGGCTACCGCAGCTACCGCGCCGAGAACCTGACGGCCACCGCGGGCGGCTACGCGGCCTTGCTGCGCCGCTGCGCCGCCACCTTCCTGCCCGGGGACGTGGGCACCCTGCGGCTCGACGTGGCGCTGGAGACCCGCAGCCGCCTGCGCTTCACG CTCCGCGACCCGGCCCGCCAGCGCTACGAGGTGCCGCTGGACACGCCGCCGGCgggcgcccgcgccgcctccacGCTCTACGGGCTGCAGTTCAACGAGGACCCCTTCGGCCTCGTCGTCTACAGGGAGTCCACGGGGAAGGTGCT GTTGAACACGACCGTGGCACCCCTGTTCTTCGCAGACCAGTTCCTGCAGATCTCCACTTCCTTGCCGTCTCATTTCATTACTGGGCTGGGAGAGCATCTGACATCCCTCATCCTTGACACGGCATGGACCAAAATCACCCTGTGGAATCGGGACATGGCACCCGTG CCCCAGGTCAATCTCTACGGCTCCCACCCCTTCTACCTGGTGATGGAGGACGGAGGCTTGGCCCACGGAGTCTTTCTGCTGAACAGCAATGCCATGG ACGTGGTGCTTCAGCCCAGTCCAGCCTTGACTTGGCGAACGACGGGTGGGATTCTGGATTTCTATGTCTTCCTGGGCCCGGACCCCAAGAGCGTCGTGCGGCAGTACCTGGATGTTGTTG GGTACCCCTTCATGCCCCCCTACTGGGGCCTGGGATTCCACCTCTGCCGCTGGGGCTACTCCTCCACTGCTATTACCCGGGAGGTTGTGATCAACATGACAGCAGCCCGGTTCCCCTTG GACGTGCAGTGGAATGACTTGGATTACATGGATGCCAAGAGAGATTTCACATTCAACAAGAAAACTTTCAAGGACTATCCGGACATGGTGCGGGACTTTCACCAGAATGGCCTGAGATACATCATGATTGTG GATCCAGGGATCAGCAGCTCTGGGCCTCCTGGCACCTACAAACCCTATGATGATGGACTGAAGCGAGGGGTATTCATCCAAAATGCCACTGGGCAGCCCCTGATCGGGAAG gtgTGGCCAGGCCCAACAGCCTACCCAGACTTTACCAACCCAGAGACACGCGAGTGGTGGTATGACATGGTGAAGGAGTTCCATGACCAAGTGCCCTTTGATGGCATGTGGATT GACATGAATGAGCCATCGAACTTTGTGGAGGGCTCTCAGGACGGCTGCCCAAGCAACAACCTGGAGGACCCACCCTATGTACCAG GTGTGTTTGGGGGACGCCTTCAAGCAGGAACCATTTGTGCCTCTAGCCAGCAGTACCTGTCATCTCACTACAACCTCCACAGTCTGTACGGGCTGACAGAGGCCATTGCTTCCCATGA TGCACTGGTGAGGGTCCGGGGGAAGCGCCCCTTCGTGATCTCACGATCCACGTTTGCTGGTCACGGGCGCTATGCTGGTCACTGGACGGGGGATGTCTGGAGCAACTGGGAGCAGCTGTACTACTCCATACCAG AGGTGCTGCTCTTCAATCTCTTTGGGGTGCCGCTGGTTGGGGCGGACATCTGTGGTTTTGTGAGTGACACGACCGAGGAGCTGTGCGTGCGCTGGACCCAGCTGGGCGCCTTCTACCCCTTCATGAGGAATCACAATGATCACGGCAACCGG CCTCAGGAGCCGTATGCCTTCAGCCCAGCTGCCCAGAACGCCATGAGGAAGGCCCTCTACCTCCGCTACTCCCTGCTCCCGTACCTCTACACCCTCTTCCACAAAGCTCATTCCACCGGGGAGACAGTGGCGCGGCCTCTCTTCCTTGA GTTCCCAAAAGACCCCAACACCTGGACTGTGGACCACCAGCTCATGTGGGGTGCAGGGCTCCTCATCACACCAGTGCTTGAGGCAGGAAAGACCAAAGTCAGTGGCTACTTCCCAGCAGGAACCTGGTACAGCTTAGCTGGA GACTCAACTATCCACAGCAAAGGCCAGTGGATCCTCTTACCAGCTCCCCTGGACACGATTAACGTGCATGTCCGAGCAGGACACATCCTGCCTCTGCAG GAACCTGCGTTTAGAACTGTCGAGTCCCGGAAGAAGGGGATGACGTTGACTGTGGCGCTGACAACAGATGGGTTTGCCAGGGGTGACCTGTTCTGGGACGATGGGGAGAGCTTGCAGACCTTTGAGAATGGGGACTACACACAGATCCTCTTCCTGGCGACACAT GGCGCCGTGCTCAGTGAGCTCTTGCGGGTAAACGGCCAGGTGGACGGGCTGCTGCTGAAGGCTGTGACCGTGCTGGGTGTCACAAGTCCTCCCCGGCAAGTCCTGGCCAACGGTGCCCTCGTGGATGACTTCTCCTATCGCAGCGACACCCAG